A genome region from Planctomycetota bacterium includes the following:
- the rlmN gene encoding 23S rRNA (adenine(2503)-C(2))-methyltransferase RlmN translates to MSPHEPFHLLGATRDDLRAWLSAQGQPAYRADQLLHWLYASEAASFEVMANLPKALRAALAQRAVAYTTRVAATRISADGTQKLLVALADGEAVETVIIPEGRRRTVCVSTQVGCAIGCLFCASGAGGLVRNLASGEIVEQALHARRAMAPAHLTHLVVMGMGEPLMNLDALLRALGVFTAPWGLALGPRRVTVSTVGLPEGIRRLAAEGPGVNLAVSLHAADDVTRARLVPHARPVAQVVAAARHYLHHTGREVTFECVLVAGVNDSPADAQGLADAVGREPILVNLLPLNPAAGRGLEEPPPTRVERFVAELQRRGVRVQVRRRRGADIEGACGQLRRRAVPTAGGDSATLDAAKSCD, encoded by the coding sequence ATGAGCCCGCACGAGCCGTTCCACCTTCTCGGCGCCACGCGGGACGATCTGCGCGCCTGGCTCTCGGCCCAGGGCCAGCCCGCGTACCGCGCCGACCAGTTGCTCCACTGGCTCTACGCCTCCGAGGCCGCCAGCTTCGAGGTGATGGCCAACCTGCCCAAGGCCCTCCGCGCCGCACTCGCCCAGCGGGCCGTGGCCTATACCACCCGCGTTGCCGCCACCCGCATCAGCGCCGACGGCACCCAGAAGCTCCTCGTCGCCCTGGCCGACGGGGAGGCCGTGGAGACCGTGATCATCCCCGAAGGCCGGCGGCGTACGGTATGCGTCTCGACCCAGGTGGGCTGCGCGATTGGCTGCCTCTTCTGCGCGAGCGGCGCCGGCGGGCTTGTGCGGAATCTGGCGTCCGGGGAGATTGTCGAGCAGGCCCTCCACGCCCGGCGGGCCATGGCCCCGGCGCACCTCACCCACCTCGTGGTCATGGGCATGGGCGAGCCGCTGATGAATCTGGACGCGCTGCTGCGTGCGCTCGGTGTGTTCACTGCCCCGTGGGGCCTCGCCCTCGGCCCGCGGCGGGTCACGGTGTCCACCGTCGGCCTTCCCGAGGGCATCCGGCGGCTGGCCGCCGAGGGGCCGGGGGTGAACCTGGCCGTCTCGCTGCACGCCGCCGACGACGTGACGCGCGCGCGCCTCGTGCCCCACGCGCGCCCCGTGGCCCAGGTGGTGGCGGCGGCACGCCACTACCTGCACCACACAGGGCGCGAGGTGACCTTCGAGTGCGTGCTCGTGGCCGGCGTGAACGACTCGCCTGCCGACGCCCAGGGCCTCGCCGACGCGGTCGGGCGCGAGCCGATCCTGGTGAACCTTCTGCCCCTCAACCCGGCGGCGGGCCGGGGCCTGGAGGAGCCGCCGCCGACGCGGGTCGAGCGGTTCGTGGCCGAACTCCAGCGGCGGGGGGTGCGGGTGCAGGTGCGCCGGCGACGGGGCGCCGACATCGAGGGAGCCTGCGGGCAACTGCGCCGGCGGGCCGTTCCCACCGCGGGCGGCGACAGTGCAACCCTTGATGCCGCTAAGAGTTGTGACTGA